In one Liolophura sinensis isolate JHLJ2023 chromosome 11, CUHK_Ljap_v2, whole genome shotgun sequence genomic region, the following are encoded:
- the LOC135477877 gene encoding sodium-dependent glucose transporter 1-like produces the protein MEETEETKTKTTSKTTTITATTSTEPSRRSKVIQTVFVSAIYFIFGVIRGQEGVVFLDLVLITNSDINTGSLLFTISAVGYMIGVLIIGVLFDKFNNDILYCTCVFLLGLTVLLIPWCTSLPLMVAVFGLRSFFMGPADSGSSVICAKTWLLQAGPFLQTLQFLFATGGIISPFVTEPFLAGSVNRNSTSELSHEFSNFSVKLKAWTPSTENLTKYSENNPTSYLANETFTVTTHVTETNNGTLSYFLPDSFEESKTSQVYIAFAISGGLLLMFCLAFAAKIAVYSSGEFDRFENKGHASGANQLPNLLAMFPLLPKLFCYVLLAVHFFSQGCVEKILMSFLMTFVVEYLGWSKTQGSLAVTVFWSGFALGRFLGIILIKVLKPRTLLFVDLFGLLITFTAMSLVDFLSLPGAAFWWVLIGTSGLCLASVFATNVSWLQANLTPVTGKLLSFIYISLFVGTMSHMALLGYLFTELSPLWFVYLLILHTVIQLTAMTTLSVVIRRFRRLYTSTRNLFPSSKSLTIAHGSSLKNTEARDGDLLDQAVLMIK, from the exons ATGGAGGAGACAGAGGAGACTAAGACAAAAACAACGTCAAAAACGACGACGATAACGGCAACGACGTCGACTGAACCGAGTCGGAGGAGCAAAGTCATCCAGACCGTGTTCGTCTCTGCAATTTACTTCATTTTC GGTGTAATCCGGGGACAAGAAGGGGTTGTCTTTCTGGATTTGGTCCTCATCACCAACTCTGACATCAACACTGGTTCCCTACTCTTCACCATCAGCGCCGTAGGTTACATGATCGGAGTCCTTATCATCGGGGTGTTGTTCGACAAGTTCAACAACGACATACTGTATTGCACATGCGTGTTTTTGTTAGGTCTGACGGTACTGCTCATCCCATGGTGTACATCTCTACCACTCATGGTCGCGGTTTTCGGACTCAGAAGTTTTTTTATGGGACCAGCTGACTCAG GCAGCTCAGTAATTTGCGCCAAGACATGGCTTCTGCAGGCCGGACCATTTTTACAGACCCTCCAGTTCCTGTTTGCCACAGGAGGAATTATCTCCCCATTTGTAACCGAGCCATTCCTAGCCGGAAGTGTGAACCGTAATTCCACCAGCGAATTGTCGcatgaattttcaaatttttccgTGAAGTTGAAGGCTTGGACACCCAGCACTGAAAATCTGACAAAGTATTCCGAGAACAACCCAACCTCATATCTCGCCAATGAGACATTTACTGTCACAACACACGTTACTGAAACCAACAATGGAACGCTTTCTTATTTCTTACCAGATAGTTTTGAGGAATCCAAAACATCCCAAGTTTACATCGCATTCGCCATATCCGGTGGGCTCCTGCTGATGTTTTGTCTCGCATTTGCTGCCAAAATCGCTGTCTACAGTTCAGGGGAATTTGACCGATTTGAAAATAAAGGCCATGCCTCCGGAGCCAACCAGCTGCCCAACCTGCTGGCAATGTTCCCTCTCCTGCCAAAACTTTTCTGTTACGTTCTTCTGGCTGTACATTTTTTCTCACAAGGCTGCGTGGAGAAGATTCTGATGAGTTTCCTGATGACATTTGTCGTGGAATACCTGGGCTGGAGTAAGACTCAGGGCTCTCTCGCCGTCACCGTCTTCTGGTCAGGCTTTGCCCTGGGTCGATTCCTCGGTATTATCCTCATAAAAGTCCTTAAACCCAGAACTCTGCTCTTTGTTGACCTGTTTGGACTTCTGATCACGTTTACTGCTATGTCACTGGTCGATTTCCTGTCACTTCCTGGTGCCGCCTTTTGGTGGGTCCTCATCGGAACGTCCGGTTTGTGCCTTGCTTCAGTGTTTGCCACGAACGTCTCATGGCTGCAAGCCAACTTGACACCCGTCACCGGAAAACTCCTATCGTTCATATATATAAGTTTATTCGTAGGCACAATGAGCCACATGGCCCTGCTGGGCTATCTGTTTACAGAGCTATCTCCCCTgtggtttgtttatttgctgaTTCTCCACACTGTGATACAACTGACAGCCATGACAACACTAAGTGTTGTTATACGACGATTCCGGCGTTTATACACATCAACGAGAAATCTTTTCCCTTCTTCAAAAAGCTTGACCATTGCACATGGTTCTTCATTGAAAAATACAGAGGCCCGTGATGGAGATTTACTAGATCAAGCTGTTCTAATGATAAAGTAG